A part of Paenibacillus sp. IHBB 10380 genomic DNA contains:
- a CDS encoding GNAT family N-acetyltransferase — MVTIQKVEYDQKSTLRNLLELYNYDFGEFDPEDVNENGLYGYLYLDHYWTEEGRHPFFIRVDGKLAGFALVRRIGTNEHIQPIYSVAEFFVMKKYRKLGVGLIASNEIFNRFCGIWKVAQIETNKPAQIFWRKVIERYTNNGFEEVREDDWDGPIQTFSNENHIVID; from the coding sequence ATGGTAACTATACAAAAGGTCGAATATGATCAAAAATCAACTTTAAGAAATCTCCTCGAGCTGTATAATTATGATTTTGGTGAATTTGACCCAGAAGATGTAAATGAAAACGGCTTATATGGTTACTTGTATCTGGATCACTATTGGACAGAAGAAGGCAGACATCCCTTTTTTATACGTGTAGATGGAAAACTCGCTGGATTTGCGCTAGTAAGAAGGATTGGAACAAATGAACATATTCAACCAATTTATTCGGTGGCTGAATTCTTTGTAATGAAAAAATACAGGAAACTTGGAGTAGGTCTAATCGCTTCTAATGAAATATTTAATCGATTCTGCGGAATTTGGAAAGTTGCTCAAATAGAGACTAATAAACCAGCCCAAATATTTTGGAGAAAGGTAATTGAAAGATATACAAATAACGGCTTCGAAGAGGTTAGAGAAGATGATTGGGATGGTCCAATACAAACATTTTCTAACGAAAATCATATAGTCATCGATTGA
- a CDS encoding acetyltransferase, whose translation MLNKIVPYEENYHDNLIDIWYKAVCHTHTFLTDEDIEFYHQMLQNGALNEVEIWLELNENKEPTGFIGLDGAKIEMLFVDPKYHGRGIGSRLIKHAEKLKGSNLQVDVNEQNDGAYTFYKRFGFVQIGRSELDSSGRPFPLLHLVIKS comes from the coding sequence ATGCTAAACAAAATTGTCCCATATGAAGAAAACTATCATGATAATTTAATAGATATTTGGTACAAGGCTGTGTGTCATACACACACATTTTTGACTGATGAGGATATTGAATTTTATCATCAGATGCTTCAAAACGGAGCACTAAATGAAGTTGAGATTTGGTTGGAATTGAACGAAAATAAAGAACCGACAGGGTTTATTGGGCTTGACGGAGCAAAGATAGAGATGCTATTCGTAGATCCCAAATATCACGGAAGGGGTATAGGTAGTCGATTGATAAAACATGCCGAAAAATTAAAAGGCAGCAATCTCCAGGTTGATGTGAATGAGCAAAACGATGGAGCGTACACATTCTATAAACGGTTTGGTTTTGTACAGATAGGACGATCGGAATTGGACAGTTCAGGACGACCTTTCCCCTTACTTCATCTAGTAATAAAGAGTTAA
- a CDS encoding sodium-dependent transporter, translating into MQTTEQWSSKIGFILSAAGSAIGVGAIWKLPYVTGISGGGAFFLLFILFSLFMGFPLLLAEFVIGRSTQKEAISAYRSLAPNSKWHWIGKLGVFTCFLLLSFYSVIGGWIVIYFVKGLFGGIISEGANYGSVFNITIGNPILVIGAQFVFLAITVLVVAKGIQNGIEKVSKILMPTLFVLFIVLIIRSLTLDNAMEGVKFFLAPDFSRITSQNILFAMGQAFFSLSVGVSVMVTYSSYLSKKESLIQPAISIVAMNLLIALLAGLAIFPAVFSLGLEPAEGPGLLFVVLPAVFDQIIFGEVFLLGFLALFLFATLTSAFSMLEIIVASTVKGKEEKRKKYAFMIGILIFVVGIPSALSYSVFADILIFSNNLFDSADYLVSNILMPLGVLLISIFVPLKIKKSTLREELLQHSRLGATAFNIWFFIMRFIIPLVIIIVFLDITGILDKIVAVF; encoded by the coding sequence GTGCAAACAACAGAGCAATGGTCATCGAAGATTGGTTTTATTTTATCAGCAGCAGGTTCAGCTATAGGGGTAGGTGCAATATGGAAACTTCCTTATGTTACGGGTATAAGTGGAGGCGGTGCATTCTTTCTTCTATTTATCTTATTTTCTTTATTTATGGGTTTTCCATTGTTATTAGCAGAGTTTGTTATTGGTAGAAGCACACAAAAGGAAGCCATTAGTGCTTATCGTAGTTTAGCTCCTAATAGCAAGTGGCATTGGATTGGAAAGTTAGGGGTATTTACCTGTTTCCTATTATTGTCTTTTTATAGCGTCATTGGTGGTTGGATTGTTATCTATTTTGTAAAAGGTTTGTTTGGTGGAATCATTAGCGAGGGAGCCAATTATGGATCGGTCTTTAACATAACGATTGGAAATCCTATCTTGGTTATTGGAGCTCAATTTGTATTTTTGGCTATCACCGTTTTAGTTGTAGCAAAAGGGATTCAAAATGGTATTGAAAAAGTGAGTAAAATTTTGATGCCCACGTTATTCGTACTATTCATAGTTCTAATCATTCGCTCACTAACACTCGATAACGCCATGGAAGGTGTGAAATTCTTTCTAGCACCTGATTTCTCGAGAATCACATCTCAAAACATTCTGTTTGCGATGGGTCAAGCTTTCTTCTCCTTAAGTGTCGGAGTATCCGTAATGGTTACTTATAGTTCATATCTTTCAAAAAAAGAAAGCTTAATTCAACCGGCTATTTCAATCGTTGCCATGAATTTATTGATCGCATTATTGGCAGGATTAGCAATCTTCCCAGCTGTATTCTCACTAGGTTTAGAACCCGCTGAAGGACCTGGTTTGTTGTTTGTTGTATTGCCTGCTGTGTTTGATCAAATTATTTTTGGAGAAGTTTTCTTATTAGGTTTTTTAGCATTATTTCTATTTGCTACATTAACTTCTGCTTTCTCTATGTTAGAAATCATTGTAGCATCTACAGTTAAAGGAAAAGAGGAGAAGAGAAAAAAATATGCATTTATGATTGGTATTTTAATCTTTGTAGTAGGCATTCCCTCTGCATTATCCTATAGTGTTTTTGCTGATATTTTAATCTTCTCGAACAATTTATTTGATTCAGCCGATTATTTAGTTAGTAATATTTTAATGCCACTAGGCGTGTTGTTAATCTCTATCTTCGTACCCCTTAAGATTAAGAAAAGCACTTTGCGGGAGGAACTATTACAGCATTCTCGGTTAGGGGCTACTGCATTTAATATATGGTTTTTTATCATGAGATTCATTATTCCTTTAGTCATTATCATCGTATTTCTTGATATTACTGGAATACTTGATAAAATAGTTGCGGTTTTTTAG